Proteins from a single region of Chaetodon trifascialis isolate fChaTrf1 chromosome 10, fChaTrf1.hap1, whole genome shotgun sequence:
- the LOC139337626 gene encoding C-signal: MSGVMNFKNCGSVLVTGASRGLGLQIVESLASGGFSPDKIIAATRQPASAQKLQELAQKHPNIHIITLDVLNQDSIEKSAEEVGQLVQQEGLNCLINNAGINVVADFHTVTAEKMIENFHTNAVAPLMITKAFLPLLKQAASRGGAGGAGSMGIQRAAVINMTSLLGSVELNWGERANNFKWYPYRTSKSALNMVSRCMAVDLEPDGILCMAIHPGWVRTDMGGSEAPLSSEESVSSILSVIGGLSAKDHGSFLNFTGEVLPW, translated from the exons ATGAGTGGTGTCATGAATTTCAAAAACTGCGGCTCTGTGCTGGTGACGGGAGCCAGCCGAGGGCTCGGGCTGCAGATAGTCGAGAGCCTGGCGAGTGGAGGTTTCTCACCGGACAAGATCATAGCCGCGACCCGACAGCCAGCGAGCGCGCAG AAACTTCAGGAGCTGGCACAGAAGCATCCCAACATCCACATTATCACTTTGG ATGTCCTGAACCAGGACAGTATTGAGAAGTCTGCAGAAGAGGTGGGCCAGCTGGTACAACAAGAGGGTCTGAACTGCCTGATCAACAATGCAGGGATCAACGTGGTGGCCGACTTTCACACCGTCACTGCAGAGAAGATGATAGAAAACTTCCACACTAATGCTGTGGCTCCTCTAATGATCACCAAG GCCTTCCTGCCTCTGTTGAAGCAAGCTGCgtccagaggaggagcaggtggtgCAGGGAGCATGGGCATCCAGCGGGCTGCAGTCATTAACATGACGTCTCTGCTGGGCTCTGTGGAGCTTAACTGGGGGGAACGGGCCAACAACTTCAAATGGTACCCCTACAGGACTTCCAAG AGTGCCCTGAACATGGTGAGTCGCTGTATGGCTGTTGACCTTGAGCCTGATGGGATTCTCTGTATGGCTATACACCCTGGCTGGGTCCGCACTGACATGGGGGGGTCTGAG GCTCCACTGAGTTCAGAGGAGAGCGTTTCTTCCATCTTGTCTGTGATTGGTGGACTGTCTGCAAAGGATCATGGGTCGTTTCTGAACTTTACAGGAGAAGTGTTGCCTTGGTGA
- the LOC139337391 gene encoding myosin heavy chain, fast skeletal muscle-like: MSTDAEMAIYGKAAIYLRKPEKERIEAQNKPFDAKSACYVADAKELYLKATIIKKDAGKVTVKVLDTQEERTVKEDDVSPMNPPKYDKIEDMAMMTHLNEASVLYNLKERYAAWMIYTYSGLFCATVNPYKWLPVYDAEVVSAYRGKKRMEAPPHIFSVSDNAFQNMLTDRENQSVLITGESGAGKTVNTKRVIQYFATISVGGDKKRDTSKVGGSLEDQIIAANPLLEAYGNAKTVRNDNSSRFGKFIRIHFGTTGKLSSADIETYLLEKSRVTFQLPDERGYHIFYQMMTNHKPELIELALISTNPYDFPMCSMGQITVASIDDKVELEATDNAIDILGFSGEEKMSIYKMTGAVLHHGNMKFKQKQREEQAEPDGTEDADKVAYLLGLNSADMLKALCYPRVKVGNEFVTKGQTVPQVLNSVTALAKSIYERMFLWMVIRINQMLDTKQPRQFFIGVLDIAGFEIFDFNSMEQLCINFTNEKLQQFFNHHMFVLEQEEYKKEGIIWEFIDFGMDLAACIELIEKPMGIFSILEEECMFPKATDTSFKNKLYDQHLGKCKAFEKPKPAKGKAEAHFSLVHYAGTVDYNIAGWLDKNKDPLNESVLQLYQKSSVKLLAFLYPPVVEESGGGKKGGKKKGGSMQTVSSQFRENLGKLMTNLRSTHPHFVRCLIPNESKTPGLMENFLVIHQLRCNGVLEGIRICRKGFPSRILYGDFKQRYKVLNASVIPEGQFIDNKKASEKLLGSIDVDHDQYRFGHTKVFFKAGLLGTLEEMRDDKLAALVTMTQALCRGYLMRKEFVKMTARRDAIFTIQYNVRSFMNVKHWPWMKVYYKIKPLLKSAETEKELAQMKENYEKMQTDLATALAKKKELEEKMVSLLQEKNDLQLQVASESENLSDAEERCEGLIKSKIQLEAKLKETTERLEDEEEINAELTAKKRKLEDECSELKKDIDDLELTLAKVEKEKHATENKVKNLTEEMASQDESIAKLTKEKKALQEAHQQTLDDLQAEEDKVNTLTKAKTKLEQQVDDLEGSLEQEKKLRMDLERAKRKLEGDLKLAQESIMDLENDKQQSEEKTKKKDFEISQLLSKIEDEQSMGAQLQKKIKELQARIEELEEEIEAERAARAKVEKQRADLSRELEEISERLEEAGGATAAQIEMNKKREAEFQKLRRDLEESTLQHEATAAALRKKQADSVAELGEQIDNLQRVKQKLEKEKSEFKMEIDDLSSNMEAVAKAKGNLEKMCRTLEDQLSELKTKNDENVRQINDIGAQKARLLTENGEFSRQIEEKEALVSQLTRGKQAFTQQIEELKRQTEEEVKAKNALAHGLQSARHDCDLLREQFEEEQEAKAELQRGMSKANSEVAQWRTKYETDAIQRTEELEEAKKKLAQRLQEAEEQIEAVNSKCASLEKTKQRLQSEVEDLMIDVERANGLAANLDKKQRNFDKVLAEWKQKYEEGQAELEGAQKEARSLGTELFKMKNSYEEALDQLETMKRENKNLQQEISDLTEQIGETGKSIHELEKAKKQVETEKAEIQTALEEAEGTLEHEESKILRVQLELNQIKGEVDRKLAEKDEEMEQIKRNSQRVTDSMQSTLDSEVRSRNDALRIKKKMEGDLNEMEIQLSHANRQAAESQKQLRNVQAQLKDAQLHLDDAVRAQDDLKEQAAMVERRNGLMMAEIEELRAALEQTERGRKIAEQELVDASERVGLLHSQNTSLMNTKKKLESDLVQIQSEVDDTVQEARNAEDKAKKAITDAAMMAEELKKEQDTSAHLERMKKNLEVAVKDLQHRLDEAENLAMKGGKKQLQKLESRVRELETEVEGEQRRGADAVKGVRKYERRVKELTYQTEEDKKNITRLQDLVDKLQLKVKAYKRQAEEAEEQANVHLSKCRKIQHELEEAEERADIAESQVNKMRAKSRDSGKGKEAAE, translated from the exons ATGAGTACGGACGCGGAGATGGCCATTTATGGCAAAGCTGCCATTTACCTCCGGAAgccagagaaggagagaatTGAGGCTCAAAACAAACCTTTTGATGCCAAATCTGCCTGCTATGTGGCTGATGCCAAAGAACTATACTTGAAGGCAACAATCATCAAGAAAGATGCTGGCAAAGTCACTGTCAAAGTCCTGGACACTCAAGAG GAGAGGACAGTTAAAGAAGATGACGTCTCTCCAATGAATCCTCCCAAGTACGACAAAATTGAGGACATGGCCATGATGACCCATCTCAATGAAGCCTCTGTGCTGTATAACCTCAAAGAGCGTTATGCAGCATGGATGATCTAC ACCTACTCTGGGTTGTTCTGTGCCACTGTGAACCCCTACAAATGGCTCCCAGTGTACGATGCTGAAGTTGTTAGTGCCTATAGAGGCAAGAAGCGTATGGAGGCTCCACCCCACATCTTCTCGGTCTCTGACAACGCTTTTCAGAACATGCTTACTG ATAGGGAGAACCAGTCTGTCTTGATCAC TGGAGAATCTGGTGCTGGAAAGACTGTGAACACCAAGCGTGTCATCCAGTATTTTGCAACAATCTCAGTTGGTGGAGATAAGAAGCGTGACACATCAAAGGTAGGA GGATCACTGGAGGATCAGATTATTGCAGCCAATCCTCTGCTGGAGGCCTATGGTAATGCCAAAACCGTGAGGAATGACAACTCCTCTCGTTTC GGTAAATTTATCAGAATCCATTTCGGCACAACTGGCAAACTGTCTAGTGCTGATATTGAGACAT ATCTGCTGGAGAAGTCTAGAGTGACATTCCAGCTTCCTGATGAAAGAGGCTACCACATCTTCTACCAGATGATGACCAACCACAAACCTGAACTGATTG AATTGGCACTCATCTCAACCAACCCCTACGACTTCCCCATGTGCAGTATGGGTCAGATCACTGTGGCCAGCATTGATGACAAAGTTGAGCTGGAAGCCACTGAT AATGCTATTGATATCCTGGGCTTCAGTGGTGAAGAGAAGATGAGCATCTATAAAATGACTGGTGCTGTGCTCCACCATGGTAACATGAAGTTCAAGCAGAAGCAGCGTGAGGAGCAGGCTGAGCCTGATGGCACAGAGG ATGCTGACAAGGTTGCTTACTTGCTGGGTCTGAACTCTGCTGACATGCTGAAGGCTCTGTGCTATCCCAGAGTGAAGGTTGGAAATGAGTTTGTCACCAAGGGACAGACTGTACCTCAG gTGCTGAACTCAGTGACTGCCCTGGCCAAGTCTATCTATGAGAGGATGTTCTTGTGGATGGTCATCCGTATCAACCAGATGCTGGACACTAAACAGCCAAGGCAGTTCTTCATTGGTGTCCTGGATATTGCTGGCTTTGAAATCTTTGAT TTCAACAGCATGGAACAGCTGTGCATCAACTTCACCAATGAGAAACTGCAACAGTTCTTCAACCACCACATGTTTGTCCTGGAGCAAGAGGAGTACAAGAAGGAGGGTATTATTTGGGAGTTCATTGACTTTGGCATGGACTTGGCTGCCTGCATTGAGCTGATTGAAAAG CCCATGGGCATCTTCTCCATCCTTGAAGAGGAGTGCATGTTCCCCAAGGCCACAGACACATCCTTCAAGAATAAGCTGTATGACCAGCATCTTGGCAAATGCAAAGCATTTGAGAAGCCAAAGCCAGCCAAGGGAAAGGCTGAGGCCCACTTCTCCCTGGTGCACTATGCTGGAACCGTGGACTACAATATTGCTGGCTGGCTGGACAAGAACAAGGATCCACTGAATGAGTCTGTTTTGCAGCTGTACCAGAAGTCCTCAGTTAAACTGCTGGCCTTTTTGTATCCTCCCGTTGTTGAGG AGAGTGGTGGTGGTAAGAAGGGAGGCAAGAAGAAGGGTGGTTCTATGCAGACTGTGTCCTCTCAGTTCAGG GAGAACTTGGGCAAGCTGATGACCAACTTGAGGAGCACCCATCCTCACTTTGTGCGCTGCCTGATTCCCAATGAGTCAAAGACTCCAG GTCTGATGGAGAACTTCCTGGTTATCCACCAGCTCAGGTGTAACGGTGTGCTGGAGGGTATCAGAATCTGCAGAAAAGGTTTCCCCAGCAGAATCCTCTATGGTGACTTCAAGCAGAG GTACAAGGTGCTGAATGCCAGTGTCATCCCTGAGGGCCAATTCATTGATAACAAGAAGGCTTCAGAGAAGCTGCTTGGGTCCATTGATGTTGATCATGATCAGTACAGATTTGGACACACCAAG GTGTTCTTCAAAGCCGGTCTGCTGGGTACCCTTGAAGAGATGAGAGATGACAAGTTGGCAGCTCTGGTCACCATGACTCAGGCTCTCTGTCGTGGTTACCTCATGAGAAAGGAGTTTGTGAAGATGACAGCGAGGAG GGATGCCATCTTTACCATTCAGTACAATGTCCGCTCATTCATGAATGTCAAACACTGGCCATGGATGAAGGTGTACTACAAGATCAAGCCTCTGCTGAAGAGTGCTGAAACTGAGAAGGAGCTGGCCCAGATGAAGGAGAACTATGAGAAGATGCAAACAGACTTGGCTACTGCCCTGGCCAagaagaaggagctggaggagaagatggTGTCCCTTCTGCAGGAGAAGAATGATCTGCAGCTGCAAGTCGCATCT GAATCAGAGAATCTGTCCGATGCTGAGGAGAGATGTGAGGGACTTATCAAGAGTAAAATTCAGCTGGAGGCCAAACTCAAAGAGACAACTGAGAgactggaggatgaagaggaaatcAATGCTGAGCTCACTGCCAAGAAGAGAAAGCTGGAGGATGAATGCTCTGAGCTCAAGAAGGATATTGATGACCTGGAGCTTACCTTGGCCAAAGTGGAGAAGGAGAAGCATGCCACTGAGAACAAG GTCAAGAACCTGACCGAGGAGATGGCCTCTCAGGATGAGAGCATTGCTAAGCTGACCAAGGAAAAGAAAGCCCTTCAGGAGGCTCATCAGCAGACACTTGATGACCTGCAGGCTGAGGAAGACAAGGTCAACACTCTGACCAAGGCCAAGACCAAGCTTGAGCAGCAAGTGGATGAT CTTGAGGGTTCTCTGGAGCAAGAGAAGAAGCTGCGTATGGACCTTGAGAGAGccaagaggaagctggagggagATCTGAAACTGGCCCAGGAATCCATCATGGATCTTGAGAATGACAAGCAGCAATCTGAGGAGAAAACGAAAAA GAAAGACTTTGAAATCAGTCAGCTCCTGAGCAAGATTGAGGATGAGCAGTCAATGGGTGCTCAGCTTCAGAAGAAGATCAAGGAGCTTCAG GCCCGTATTGAggaactggaggaggagattGAGGCTGAGCGTGCTGCTCGTGCCAAGGTTGAGAAGCAGAGAGCTGATCTCTCCAGGGAACTTGAGGAGATCAgtgagaggctggaggaggcagGTGGTGCCACAGCTGCTCAGATTGAGATGAACAAGAAGCGAGAAGCTGAGTTCCAGAAGCTCCGTCGTGACCTGGAAGAGTCCACTCTGCAGCATGAAGCCACCGCTGCTGCTCTTCGCAAGAAGCAGGCTGACAGTGTTGCTGAGCTGGGAGAGCAGATTGACAACCTCCAGCGTGTCAAGCAAAAGCTTGAGAAGGAAAAGAGTGAATTCAAGATGGAAATTGATGATCTCTCCAGCAACATGGAGGCTGTTGCCAAAGCAAAG GGAAATCTTGAAAAGATGTGCCGTACTCTTGAGGACCAACTTAGCGAACTGAAGACCAAGAATGATGAAAATGTCCGTCAAATCAACGACATTGGTGCACAGAAAGCACGTCTCTTGACAGAAAATG GCGAGTTCAGTCGTCAAATTGAGGAGAAAGAGGCTCTTGTCTCCCAGCTGACCAGAGGCAAACAGGCCTTCACACAGCAGATTGAGGAGCTGAAGAGGCAGACTGAAGAGGAGGTTAAG GCCAAGAATGCTCTTGCCCATGGACTGCAATCAGCCCGCCATGACTGTGATCTGCTGAGGGAGCAgtttgaggaggagcaggaggccaaGGCTGAGCTGCAGCGAGGAATGTCCAAGGCCAACAGTGAGGTGGCTCAGTGGAGAACTAAGTATGAAACTGATGCTATCCAGCGCACTGAAGAGCTTGAGGAAGCCAA gaaaaagctgGCCCAGCGCCttcaggaggctgaggagcagaTCGAGGCTGTGAATTCCAAGTGTGCTTCTCTTGAGAAAACCAAACAGAGGCTCCAGAGTGAGGTGGAGGACCTCATGATTGATGTGGAGAGGGCCAATGGACTGGCTGCCAATCTGGACAAGAAGCAGAGGAACTTTGACAAG GTGTTGGCAGAGTGGAAACAGAAGTATGAGGAGGGTCAGGCAGAGCttgagggagctcagaaggaggCTCGTTCTCTTGGCACTGAGCTATTCAAGATGAAGAACTCTTATGAGGAAGCTCTGGATCAGCTGGAGACCATGAAGCGTGAAAACAAGAACCTGCAAC aggagaTCTCAGATCTGACTGAACAGATTGGTGAGACTGGCAAGAGCATCCATGAGCTGGAGAAGGCCAAGAAGCAGGTGGAGACTGAGAAGGCTGAGATCCAGACAGCTCTTGAAGAGGCTGAG GGAACTCTGGAACATGAGGAGTCTAAGATCCTGCGTGTCCAGCTGGAGCTCAACCAGATTAAGGGTGAAGTGGACAGGAAGTTGGCAGAAAAAGATGAGGAGATGGAGCAGATCAAGAGGAACAGCCAGAGGGTGACTGACTCCATGCAGAGCACACTGGATTCTGAGGTCAGGAGCAGGAACGATGCCCTGAGAatcaagaagaagatggagggagaccTGAATGAGATGGAGATTCAGTTGAGCCATGCCAATCGCCAGGCTGCTGAATCCCAGAAGCAGCTGAGGAATGTGCAGGCACAACTGAAG GATGCACAACTGCACCTTGATGATGCTGTCAGAGCCCAGGATGACCTCAAGGAACAAGCTGCTATGGTGGAGCGTAGGAACGGTCTCATGATGGCTGAAATTGAGGAACTTAGAGCTGCTctggaacagacagagagaggccgCAAAATCGCtgagcaggagctggtggatgCCAGTGAGCGTGTTGGACTTCTGCACTCTCAG aaCACAAGCCTGATGAACACCAAGAAGAAGCTTGAGTCTGACCTGGTCCAGATCCAGAGTGAAGTGGATGACACTGTTCAGGAAGCAAGGAATGCAGAGGATAAGGCCAAGAAGGCCATCACTGAT GCTGCTATGATggctgaggagctgaagaaggagcaggacACTAGCGCTCAcctggagaggatgaagaagaaccTGGAGGTCGCTGTTAAGGACCTGCAGCATCGCCTGGATGAGGCTGAGAACCTGGCCATGAAGGGTGGCAAGAAGCAGCTCCAGAAACTTGAGTCTAGG GTGCGTGAGCTGGAGACAGAGGTTGAGGGTGAGCAGAGACGTGGAGCAGATGCTGTTAAGGGTGTCCGCAAATATGAGAGGCGGGTGAAGGAGCTCACCTATCAG ACTGAGGAGGACAAGAAAAACATTACCAGGCTGCAGGATCTGGTTGACAAGTTGCAGCTTAAGGTGAAGGCCTACAAGAGGCAGGCTGAGGAAGCG GAGGAGCAGGCCAATGTTCATCTGTCCAAGTGCAGGAAAATCCAGCacgagctggaggaggctgaggagcgTGCTGACATTGCTGAGTCCCAGGTCAACAAAATGAGAGCAAAGAGCCGTGACTCTGGCAAG ggaaaagaagcagcagagtaA
- the syt19 gene encoding synaptotagmin-2 isoform X2: MVMQMDYPAPQGLQLAAGDLRMPFSDSVKYCILGISVTLLLLALGILAWQAFRCCTQTHTTHTQQDNVNSDLLYSDKKSRTAGNYSGAPSTRVEEVNTEAHRLSRCLSQASFPAPESRLTDRQMGEEASVKKVEGLQDHSQKHSLQPFVKLSLMWTSSEEVEVEGCTDEEGAGMPPVVWTVLQEWQTRIVKGSCNPLFGDQFSCILQEPKELHHINLRMEVRDFDKYSRNTVLGEVRVPLGQLNISYPLELQEDLQIPQKVLVGEVLLSLKFLPTSQRLEVGLLKVRMRLTEMCSDAALYVRISVQCNQCKLRYQKTSAVARCPVTVFNEVFMFSLPEFPLQQCKIMVSVFETHTTRKSTKHLIGQLTVGKEKNSEDKHWSLMMCSVRQPIAKWHGLMM, encoded by the exons ATGGTGATGCAGATGGACTACCCGGCCCCACAGGGCCTGCAGTTGGCTGCTGGAGACCTGAGGATGCCGTTCTCAGACTCGGTCAAGTACTGCATCCTGGGCATCTCCGTCACTCTTCTTCTGCTGGCGCTGGGCATCTTGGCATGGCAGGCCTTCAgatgctgcacacagacacacaccacacacacccagcaaGACAATG TGAACAGTGATCTGCTGTACTCGGATAAAAAGTCAAGAACAGCAGGAAACTACTCAGGAGCTCCAAGTACAAGG GTGGAGGAGGTCAACACAGAGGCCCACAGGCTGAGTCGCTGTCTGTCTCAGGCCTCGTTTCCCGCGCCAGAatccagactgacagacagacaaatgggGGAAGAGGCCAGTGTTAAAAAG GTGGAGGGGCTACAGGATCACAGTCAGAAGCACAGTCTCCAACCATTTGTTAAGCTAAGTCTCATGTGGACAAGTTCAGAAGAAGTGGAAGTGGAGGGCTGTACAGATGAAGAG GGCGCCGGGATGCCACCTGTAGTGTGGACTGTGCTGCAGGAGTGGCAGACCCGCATTGTGAAAGGCAGCTGTAACCCTTTATTTGGAGATCAGTTTAGCTGCATTCTACAGGAGCCAAAGGAGCTTCATCATATAAACCTCAGGATGGAG GTGAGGGACTTTGATAAATACTCCAGAAACACAGTGTTAGGAGAAGTGAGGGTTCCTCTCGGACAGCTCAACATCTCTTACCCACTGGAGCTCCAAGAAGATCTGCAGATACCTCAGAAG GTTCTTGTAGGAGAGGTGCTTCTGTCTTTAAAGTTTCTGCCTACTTCTCAGAGGCTTGAGGTTGGACTGCTAAAGGTCAGAATGCGCCTTACTGAAATGTGCTCTGATGCAG CCCTGTACGTCAGGATCAGTGTGCAGTGCAACCAGTGCAAGCTGAGGTACCAAAAAACCTCTGCAGTGGCCCGCTGCCCGGTGACTGTCTTCAACGAGGTCTTCATGTTCTCCCTGCCTGAGTTTCCCTTGCAACAATGTAAAAttatggtttctgtgtttgagacTCACACGACCAGGAAATCAACCAAGcatctgattggacagttgactgTGGGGAAGGAGAAGAATTCAGAAGACAAGCACTGGAGCTTGATGATGTGCTCAGTCCGCCAGCCAATAGCAAAGTGGCATGGCCTGATGATGTAA
- the syt19 gene encoding synaptotagmin-5 isoform X1, with protein sequence MVMQMDYPAPQGLQLAAGDLRMPFSDSVKYCILGISVTLLLLALGILAWQAFRCCTQTHTTHTQQDNVNSDLLYSDKKSRTAGNYSGAPSTRVEEVNTEAHRLSRCLSQASFPAPESRLTDRQMGEEASVKKVDGSLRFSIYYDQLQSQLVVTVLQVEGLQDHSQKHSLQPFVKLSLMWTSSEEVEVEGCTDEEGAGMPPVVWTVLQEWQTRIVKGSCNPLFGDQFSCILQEPKELHHINLRMEVRDFDKYSRNTVLGEVRVPLGQLNISYPLELQEDLQIPQKVLVGEVLLSLKFLPTSQRLEVGLLKVRMRLTEMCSDAALYVRISVQCNQCKLRYQKTSAVARCPVTVFNEVFMFSLPEFPLQQCKIMVSVFETHTTRKSTKHLIGQLTVGKEKNSEDKHWSLMMCSVRQPIAKWHGLMM encoded by the exons ATGGTGATGCAGATGGACTACCCGGCCCCACAGGGCCTGCAGTTGGCTGCTGGAGACCTGAGGATGCCGTTCTCAGACTCGGTCAAGTACTGCATCCTGGGCATCTCCGTCACTCTTCTTCTGCTGGCGCTGGGCATCTTGGCATGGCAGGCCTTCAgatgctgcacacagacacacaccacacacacccagcaaGACAATG TGAACAGTGATCTGCTGTACTCGGATAAAAAGTCAAGAACAGCAGGAAACTACTCAGGAGCTCCAAGTACAAGG GTGGAGGAGGTCAACACAGAGGCCCACAGGCTGAGTCGCTGTCTGTCTCAGGCCTCGTTTCCCGCGCCAGAatccagactgacagacagacaaatgggGGAAGAGGCCAGTGTTAAAAAG GTCGATGGATCGCTCCGTTTCTCCATCTATTATGAccagctgcagtcacagctgGTGGTCACCGTGTTGCAGGTGGAGGGGCTACAGGATCACAGTCAGAAGCACAGTCTCCAACCATTTGTTAAGCTAAGTCTCATGTGGACAAGTTCAGAAGAAGTGGAAGTGGAGGGCTGTACAGATGAAGAG GGCGCCGGGATGCCACCTGTAGTGTGGACTGTGCTGCAGGAGTGGCAGACCCGCATTGTGAAAGGCAGCTGTAACCCTTTATTTGGAGATCAGTTTAGCTGCATTCTACAGGAGCCAAAGGAGCTTCATCATATAAACCTCAGGATGGAG GTGAGGGACTTTGATAAATACTCCAGAAACACAGTGTTAGGAGAAGTGAGGGTTCCTCTCGGACAGCTCAACATCTCTTACCCACTGGAGCTCCAAGAAGATCTGCAGATACCTCAGAAG GTTCTTGTAGGAGAGGTGCTTCTGTCTTTAAAGTTTCTGCCTACTTCTCAGAGGCTTGAGGTTGGACTGCTAAAGGTCAGAATGCGCCTTACTGAAATGTGCTCTGATGCAG CCCTGTACGTCAGGATCAGTGTGCAGTGCAACCAGTGCAAGCTGAGGTACCAAAAAACCTCTGCAGTGGCCCGCTGCCCGGTGACTGTCTTCAACGAGGTCTTCATGTTCTCCCTGCCTGAGTTTCCCTTGCAACAATGTAAAAttatggtttctgtgtttgagacTCACACGACCAGGAAATCAACCAAGcatctgattggacagttgactgTGGGGAAGGAGAAGAATTCAGAAGACAAGCACTGGAGCTTGATGATGTGCTCAGTCCGCCAGCCAATAGCAAAGTGGCATGGCCTGATGATGTAA